The genome window TTGAAGGATTTTGATCGATAATTTCAAAGATTTGATTTAAGATTTCATCTGAAACAACGATTGGTAAAATTCCGTTATTCAATGCATTTCCTTTGAAAATATCTGCAAAATAACTACTAATCACTACATCAAATCCGTAATCTTTGATTGCCCAAGCAGCATGTTCTCGGCTACTTCCGCAACCAAAATTTTTACCAGCAACTAATATTTTTCCAGCATATTTTGAATCATTCAGCGGAAAATTTTCAATTGATTGATTATCTTGATTAAATCGCCAATCTCTGAATAAATTATCTCCAAAACCTTCTCTACTAATCGCTTTCAAAAAACGAGCTGGAATAATTTGATCGGTATCTATATTTTCTATTTTAATCGGAACAGCCGATGATTTTAGTTGATTGATTGAATCCATTTTGAGTAAATTTTAATTGATATCAACAATTTTTCCGTGAATTGCAGCAGCAGCAGCAATCAAAGGACTAGCTAATAATGTTCTTGAATTTGGACCTTGACGACCTTCAAAATTTCTATTCGAAGTCGAAACACAATATTTTCCTTCTGGAACTTTATCGTCATTCATCGCCAAACAAGCCGAACAACCTGGTTCGCGCAATTTGAATCCAGAAGCTTCAAAAATTTTATCCAAACCTTCTTCTATCGCTTGCTTTTCTACTTGTTTCGATCCCGGAACAATCCACGCAGTTACATTTTCATTGCGCTGTTTTCCTTTCACATAATTCGCCACTTCACGCAAATCTTCGATTCTCGCATTGGTACAACTTCCGATAAACACATAATCAATTGGATGATTGATGATTGATTGATTATCTTGGAAGCCCATATATTTCAATGCTTTTTCAAACGATTCTTTTTCATTATCGCTTAACGAATCTTTTGACGGAATGATATCTTTCACCGAAATTCCCATTCCCGGATTCGTACCAAACGTAATCATTGGATAAATATCCGCTGCATCAAATTCTATTTCTTCATCAAAAATCGCATCAGCATCACTTGGTAACGTTTTCCAATATGCTACTTTTTGCTCCCATTCTTCTCCTTTCGGGGTAAATGGTTTATCTTTTAAATAAGCAAAAGTCGTTTCATCAGGTGCAATCATTCCGCCACGAGCGCCCATTTCAATCGACATATTACAAACTGTCATTCGACCTTCCATCGACATATTCTCGAAAACATCTCCAGCATATTCACAGAAAAAACCTGTTCCTGCATTTGTTCCAACTTTAGAAATGATATACAAAATCACATCTTTTGGTTGAACATTTGGATTCAGTTTTCCGTTGACTTTGATTCGCATCGATTTCGGTTTATTCATCAACAAACATTGACTTGCAAAAACCTGCGCAACTTGACTTGTTCCAATTCCGAAAGCAATCGCTCCAAAAGCACCATGCGTAGACGTGTGACTATCACCACAAACCATACTCATTCCCGGTTGCGTAACACCCAATTCTGGCGCAATAATGTGAACAATTCCTTGATACGGATGACCTAAGCCATAAAAAGTAATATTATT of Empedobacter falsenii contains these proteins:
- the leuC gene encoding 3-isopropylmalate dehydratase large subunit, which codes for MRTLFDKVWDAHVVSQVENGPQVIYIDKHLIHEVTSPQAFAELEARNIPIFRPDQIVATADHNVPTINQDQPVRDPLSKQQLEQLAINCEKNNITFYGLGHPYQGIVHIIAPELGVTQPGMSMVCGDSHTSTHGAFGAIAFGIGTSQVAQVFASQCLLMNKPKSMRIKVNGKLNPNVQPKDVILYIISKVGTNAGTGFFCEYAGDVFENMSMEGRMTVCNMSIEMGARGGMIAPDETTFAYLKDKPFTPKGEEWEQKVAYWKTLPSDADAIFDEEIEFDAADIYPMITFGTNPGMGISVKDIIPSKDSLSDNEKESFEKALKYMGFQDNQSIINHPIDYVFIGSCTNARIEDLREVANYVKGKQRNENVTAWIVPGSKQVEKQAIEEGLDKIFEASGFKLREPGCSACLAMNDDKVPEGKYCVSTSNRNFEGRQGPNSRTLLASPLIAAAAAIHGKIVDIN
- the leuD gene encoding 3-isopropylmalate dehydratase small subunit encodes the protein MDSINQLKSSAVPIKIENIDTDQIIPARFLKAISREGFGDNLFRDWRFNQDNQSIENFPLNDSKYAGKILVAGKNFGCGSSREHAAWAIKDYGFDVVISSYFADIFKGNALNNGILPIVVSDEILNQIFEIIDQNPSTEFEVNLENQTLKIQDQTINFDVDSYKKICLLNGYDDIDFLISQKDKIETYEQNHKSLQHENA